The Lysinibacillus pakistanensis genome includes a window with the following:
- a CDS encoding response regulator transcription factor: MSKTILIVDDDLDIVNLLKLYLHVEGYRTVEAFDGKSAFNQLKNHIIDLVILDIMIPIIDGYQLLQMIRQEYKIPVILLSAKNQDYDKITGLKLGADDYISKPFSPLEVIARIQAHLRRSYEFNNVVSSQLNAQIRVGDLFLSQQECVLYIKEKAISLSAREYQLLKLLMSEPGRVFTKKQIFERAWNEHYIADDNAIMVQISRLREKIEKCPRNPIFIKTIRGLGYRFAKKDELIP; the protein is encoded by the coding sequence ATGTCCAAAACAATATTAATAGTGGATGATGATCTCGATATTGTGAACTTGCTGAAATTATACTTGCATGTAGAAGGATATCGTACAGTGGAAGCATTTGATGGAAAATCGGCTTTTAATCAATTAAAAAACCACATTATTGACCTTGTTATTTTAGATATTATGATACCAATTATTGATGGCTATCAGTTGTTACAAATGATACGTCAAGAATACAAAATTCCAGTTATTTTACTGTCTGCTAAAAACCAGGACTATGATAAAATTACCGGACTAAAGTTAGGTGCGGATGATTATATCTCTAAACCATTTAGCCCTTTGGAGGTAATTGCTAGAATTCAAGCCCATTTGCGGAGATCGTATGAATTTAATAATGTAGTATCCTCTCAGTTGAACGCTCAAATAAGGGTAGGGGATTTATTTTTGTCCCAGCAGGAATGTGTGCTTTATATCAAAGAGAAAGCAATCTCTCTCAGTGCACGCGAATATCAATTATTAAAGCTCTTGATGAGTGAGCCTGGACGAGTTTTTACAAAAAAACAAATTTTCGAACGTGCCTGGAATGAGCATTATATTGCTGATGACAATGCAATAATGGTTCAAATTAGTAGACTTCGAGAAAAAATTGAGAAATGTCCACGGAATCCTATATTTATTAAAACGATTCGTGGGCTTGGATATCGATTTGCCAAGAAAGATGAGTTGATTCCATGA
- a CDS encoding alkaline phosphatase: MKYSKKWTSLFLASALTLSTVSIATPQVQAEEVKKPTNVIMLVMDGSSNNAITLSRWYKGESLAMDEILTGAMRTYSAESAITDSAPAATALATGHKSNDKFIGVLPSVVNSPGLEQVAKEDAFRPVANVLEGAKQQGKATGLISTSEIQHATPAGFSAHVNNRSQYGDIAEQQVYQNIDVVLGGGLESLSPGTTKNARKDGEDLLNVLKEKNYALVKTRDELLNSQASKIWGSFAPSALAYDFDRAKTRASEPTLAEMTEKAINTLKKDEDGFFLFVEGSKVDWAAHANDTIGIISDILSFDDAVKEAIDFAKEDGNTLVVAVTDHGNSGITMGNINTTNTYSSIPVSAYIDPLKKATMTIEGALGQLKEDQSNLVEVAALYGLDNLTEEELTTLKSAKDLGSEMVKMLANRANIGYTTGGHTGEDVFLYSFGPSKITGLVENTDLAHAMAKFMGFELDKLTDELYIPATKAFTEKGFTTKVDVADKENPTFIAQKADVSIIIPVNKNTMVYKDASMNTSKTYTFDTINVYNGTEFYVSKKVLDTIQ; encoded by the coding sequence ATGAAATATTCAAAAAAATGGACTTCATTGTTTTTAGCAAGTGCTCTTACTTTATCAACAGTTAGTATCGCTACCCCACAGGTACAAGCAGAGGAAGTAAAAAAACCAACAAATGTTATTATGCTTGTGATGGATGGTAGCAGTAATAATGCCATTACACTTTCGCGTTGGTATAAGGGAGAAAGCCTGGCAATGGATGAAATTTTAACAGGTGCCATGCGTACGTACTCTGCTGAGTCTGCCATTACAGATTCCGCTCCTGCAGCTACAGCTTTAGCAACTGGACATAAGTCGAATGATAAATTTATTGGTGTATTGCCATCTGTTGTTAATTCACCTGGATTAGAGCAAGTTGCTAAAGAGGACGCATTTAGACCAGTAGCAAATGTTTTGGAAGGCGCTAAACAGCAGGGCAAGGCCACAGGATTAATTTCTACCTCTGAAATTCAGCATGCTACACCAGCAGGCTTTTCAGCTCACGTTAATAATAGAAGCCAATATGGTGATATCGCTGAACAGCAAGTCTATCAAAATATCGATGTTGTGTTAGGAGGTGGCTTAGAATCTTTATCACCGGGAACAACAAAAAATGCGCGTAAAGATGGCGAGGATTTATTGAACGTCCTTAAGGAAAAAAATTATGCTCTTGTCAAAACACGGGATGAACTACTAAACAGTCAAGCATCAAAAATTTGGGGTAGCTTTGCGCCAAGTGCCCTCGCTTACGATTTTGATCGTGCCAAAACAAGAGCATCCGAGCCAACGCTTGCCGAAATGACAGAAAAAGCGATTAATACGCTGAAAAAGGATGAGGATGGCTTCTTCTTATTTGTTGAAGGAAGTAAGGTAGACTGGGCAGCACACGCTAACGATACTATTGGGATTATTAGTGATATTTTATCGTTTGATGATGCGGTGAAGGAAGCCATTGATTTTGCGAAAGAAGACGGAAATACATTGGTGGTTGCCGTAACAGACCACGGCAATAGTGGTATTACAATGGGAAATATTAACACAACAAATACTTATTCAAGCATTCCTGTATCAGCTTACATCGATCCTTTAAAGAAGGCTACAATGACGATTGAAGGTGCGCTAGGGCAATTAAAAGAAGATCAATCAAACTTAGTAGAAGTTGCTGCACTTTATGGTCTAGATAATTTAACAGAGGAAGAGCTTACTACATTAAAATCTGCTAAAGACCTTGGCAGTGAAATGGTTAAAATGCTTGCAAATCGTGCCAATATTGGCTATACAACTGGTGGCCATACTGGCGAGGATGTATTCTTATATTCATTCGGTCCGTCTAAAATAACTGGTCTTGTTGAAAATACTGATTTAGCACATGCAATGGCAAAGTTTATGGGCTTTGAATTAGATAAGTTAACGGACGAATTATATATACCTGCAACAAAAGCATTTACAGAAAAAGGCTTCACAACAAAAGTAGATGTAGCAGATAAAGAAAATCCTACTTTTATAGCCCAAAAAGCGGATGTTTCCATTATTATTCCAGTAAACAAAAATACTATGGTATATAAGGACGCATCAATGAATACGTCTAAAACATATACATTTGATACAATCAATGTTTATAACGGTACGGAATTTTATGTTTCAAAAAAAGTTTTAGATACAATACAATAA
- a CDS encoding amino acid permease → MAAEQYELKRSMKARHLFMISLGGCIGTGFFLGSGYTIHQAGPTGAILSYLVGGLVMYLTMLCLGELSVAMPVSGSFQTYTTKFIGPATGFAVGWLYWLGWAVTVALEFLGAGQLMQRWFPESPVWMWCLLFAALLFVLNGLSAKAFGEAEFVFSSIKILAIIMFLAVGGAAMFGLIDIKDGTEAPFLSHFYEGGLFPNGVSALLITMITVNFSFQGTELIGIAAGESENPEKTIPKSIKQTVWRTLFFFVLSVVVLAGMIPMEKAGVVESPFVVVLDSIGIPYAADIMNFVILTALLSVANSGLYAATRMLFSLSVEKMASPVLGKVNKRGIPMNALLITLAVAGLSLLSSVFAAKTVFVWLLSLAGLGAQIGWIAITASQIAFRRSYIRQGGKVEDLKFKAPLYPLVPILGLVANCIVMGSLAFDPSQRLALYCGGAFFIGCYIVYYVKVKKVTNLNINQQEVQLKLEQKMYL, encoded by the coding sequence TACACTATTCATCAAGCTGGACCAACTGGTGCCATTCTCTCGTATTTAGTTGGCGGATTAGTCATGTATTTAACAATGCTATGTTTAGGTGAATTGTCTGTTGCTATGCCAGTATCAGGTTCATTCCAAACATACACAACGAAATTTATAGGCCCTGCTACTGGTTTTGCTGTCGGCTGGCTGTACTGGCTAGGCTGGGCAGTAACTGTTGCACTCGAATTTTTAGGGGCTGGACAACTTATGCAAAGATGGTTCCCTGAATCACCCGTATGGATGTGGTGCCTACTATTTGCTGCACTGCTCTTTGTATTGAATGGTTTATCAGCAAAAGCGTTCGGTGAAGCAGAATTTGTTTTCTCAAGCATTAAAATATTGGCCATTATTATGTTCCTTGCAGTTGGTGGTGCGGCCATGTTTGGTTTAATTGATATAAAAGATGGAACAGAAGCACCATTTCTTTCTCATTTTTATGAGGGAGGGCTATTTCCAAATGGCGTATCAGCCTTGCTTATTACCATGATTACTGTGAATTTTTCATTCCAGGGTACTGAATTAATTGGTATTGCGGCAGGGGAGAGTGAAAATCCTGAAAAGACAATCCCTAAATCAATTAAACAAACAGTTTGGCGTACGCTTTTCTTCTTTGTGTTATCTGTCGTTGTACTAGCAGGTATGATACCTATGGAAAAAGCAGGAGTTGTTGAAAGTCCATTTGTTGTTGTGCTAGATAGTATAGGAATTCCGTATGCTGCAGATATCATGAATTTTGTTATTCTGACAGCGCTATTATCTGTCGCTAACTCTGGACTTTATGCAGCAACACGTATGCTATTCTCTCTTTCTGTTGAAAAGATGGCAAGCCCCGTTTTAGGGAAGGTGAATAAAAGAGGAATTCCTATGAATGCATTACTAATTACACTTGCTGTGGCTGGTTTGTCATTGCTATCAAGTGTATTCGCTGCAAAAACAGTGTTTGTTTGGCTTTTATCTCTAGCAGGCTTAGGCGCACAAATTGGTTGGATTGCAATTACGGCTTCCCAAATTGCGTTTAGAAGATCCTATATACGTCAAGGTGGAAAAGTAGAGGATTTAAAATTCAAAGCCCCACTCTACCCATTGGTTCCAATTTTAGGTTTAGTAGCAAACTGTATTGTCATGGGAAGCTTGGCATTTGATCCATCTCAACGACTAGCTCTATACTGTGGAGGAGCGTTCTTTATTGGCTGTTATATCGTTTATTATGTAAAGGTAAAGAAAGTTACAAATTTAAATATTAATCAACAAGAAGTACAGTTAAAATTAGAGCAAAAAATGTATCTATAA